Proteins from a genomic interval of Sulfurimonas sp. HSL3-2:
- the dapF gene encoding diaminopimelate epimerase: MNVTKYSANGNDFVIFHTFLKKDRSSLAKEICDRQHGVGADGLIVLVPHDEYDFEWEFYNSDGSTAEMCGNGSRACAHYAFTNALAPAKMSFLTLAGVIGAEVNGTLVKSELTPPKILDKEIVEGGKSWWKVDTGVPHLITFDADIENFDIAEARELRYKYNANVNIAAVKENGLHVRTYERGVEDETLACGTGMASAFYRAYQEGRVKEETKVFPKSGDTLFLGIKDDTITFAGDVKAVFTTDYNY; encoded by the coding sequence ATGAATGTAACTAAATACAGTGCAAACGGAAATGATTTTGTTATTTTTCACACATTTTTAAAAAAAGACCGCTCTTCTTTGGCAAAAGAGATCTGCGATCGCCAACACGGTGTAGGTGCCGACGGCCTTATCGTCTTGGTCCCTCATGATGAGTATGACTTTGAATGGGAGTTTTACAACTCTGACGGAAGCACAGCAGAGATGTGTGGAAACGGCAGCCGTGCATGTGCACACTACGCCTTTACAAATGCACTCGCTCCTGCAAAGATGAGCTTTTTGACACTTGCAGGCGTCATCGGTGCAGAAGTAAACGGCACTCTTGTAAAAAGCGAACTCACTCCTCCGAAGATCCTTGATAAAGAGATAGTAGAGGGTGGAAAATCGTGGTGGAAAGTAGATACCGGAGTACCTCATCTTATCACTTTTGATGCGGATATAGAGAACTTTGACATCGCAGAAGCAAGAGAGCTGAGATACAAATACAACGCAAACGTGAATATCGCTGCTGTGAAAGAAAATGGCTTACATGTAAGGACGTATGAGCGCGGTGTAGAAGATGAGACTCTTGCTTGCGGAACAGGTATGGCATCTGCATTTTACAGAGCTTACCAAGAAGGCCGCGTAAAAGAGGAGACAAAAGTGTTTCCAAAAAGCGGAGACACTCTCTTTTTAGGTATCAAAGATGACACCATCACTTTTGCCGGAGATGTAAAAGCCGTATTTACGACTGATTACAACTACTAA
- the coaE gene encoding dephospho-CoA kinase (Dephospho-CoA kinase (CoaE) performs the final step in coenzyme A biosynthesis.) has translation MAFKYAIALTGSIATGKSTVASLMALNGMRVIDADSISHEILEANAQWVKENFGEEFVKNGKVDRPALGKLIFSNKDAKKKLEEFLHPLIRQEIEARSEKQDSFKFPYLIDIPLFFESQAYPIKDSVVVYTPPELQLERFMKRNGYSKEESLKRIASQMPIDEKKERATWVIDNSKDLPHLQDEVEKFVNTIKEKYL, from the coding sequence ATGGCGTTTAAGTATGCTATCGCATTAACAGGTTCGATCGCCACGGGCAAGAGTACCGTCGCTTCGCTGATGGCACTCAACGGCATGCGCGTCATAGATGCAGATAGCATAAGCCATGAGATCTTAGAGGCAAATGCACAGTGGGTAAAAGAGAACTTCGGTGAAGAGTTTGTCAAAAACGGCAAAGTAGACAGACCCGCTCTTGGAAAACTGATATTTTCAAATAAGGATGCGAAAAAGAAACTCGAAGAGTTTTTACATCCGCTGATACGCCAAGAGATCGAGGCAAGGTCTGAGAAACAGGACAGTTTCAAATTTCCCTACCTCATAGACATCCCGCTGTTTTTTGAGAGTCAGGCATATCCGATCAAAGACAGTGTCGTCGTCTATACTCCTCCTGAACTTCAGCTTGAGCGTTTTATGAAAAGAAACGGCTACTCAAAAGAGGAGTCCTTAAAGCGTATCGCAAGCCAGATGCCTATCGATGAGAAGAAAGAACGTGCGACGTGGGTGATAGACAACTCTAAAGACCTGCCTCATCTTCAAGATGAAGTGGAAAAGTTTGTAAATACCATAAAGGAAAAATACCTATGA
- a CDS encoding glucosaminidase domain-containing protein: MKYLYILLLLSISVFGETHKHKKAKYVANIVPKNMTVQEKKERFFYLVAPAVEKVHNHLMKRYKRIAKDIKEGKELKEVNRLKALYQVKSDAALLQALKPHPQSIVLAQAAMESSWGTSRFFVEANNIFGVHSVDSKEPRIAASEKNGKRTVWLTKFKSIDDSVRAYYRIMSISKAFEKFRVARVQTDDPHLLVKALDRYSEIGDKYAKQLSQVINHNNLTKYDD, from the coding sequence TTGAAATATCTTTATATATTATTACTACTGAGCATCTCTGTTTTTGGAGAAACTCATAAACACAAGAAAGCAAAATATGTTGCAAATATAGTACCGAAGAACATGACGGTACAGGAGAAGAAAGAGAGATTTTTTTATCTTGTCGCACCGGCTGTCGAAAAAGTGCATAACCATTTGATGAAAAGATATAAGAGGATAGCCAAAGACATAAAAGAGGGTAAAGAGCTCAAAGAGGTCAATCGTCTAAAAGCTCTTTATCAGGTCAAAAGTGATGCAGCACTGCTGCAGGCTTTAAAACCGCATCCGCAAAGCATAGTCCTTGCGCAAGCTGCGATGGAGAGTTCATGGGGGACGTCAAGGTTCTTTGTCGAAGCAAACAACATCTTTGGAGTACATAGTGTAGATTCAAAAGAACCGAGGATCGCTGCGAGTGAGAAAAACGGGAAAAGAACGGTATGGCTGACGAAGTTCAAAAGCATCGATGATTCCGTAAGAGCGTATTACAGGATCATGTCTATATCAAAAGCGTTTGAAAAGTTCAGGGTTGCAAGAGTACAGACAGATGATCCGCATCTTTTGGTCAAAGCACTTGACAGATATTCTGAGATCGGGGATAAATACGCGAAACAGCTTTCTCAGGTCATTAATCATAATAACCTGACAAAGTATGATGATTAG